CCAGCTGCAAGAGGAAACATGAACTCCACCTGCTCGGATCCCCTGGAAAGACGATGACAGGGATCAGAATCATTTCAGTCATAGATGGTTTAATatgttaaaataacatttaatcgTTGTTTACTCAGTTCCTGTGGAATCTAAACACAATGAGAACTTGTTCAGTGGTTCAAGTGACCCGCTCGCAGCAGGTTAGGTAGCTGTGTCTCTACAGCATGGACACTCATTAAAGGTAAAGTAATCAACAGACAAAAACTGGTCTGTACAGTTTAACCAGAAGCACATGCCACTCATGAGGGCGTACCTGTAAATGTCTATGAAGGAGGAGTTGGTTTTTCTGAGTTCCTCCCACTTGGGATCTTTAATTCTAAGAGCCTGAGTTACTGGCATCTTCCCAGTGGCGCGGATGTAAATGTCGCACAGAGAGATGGCCTCCACGTTGCCTGAGGATAAACAGACACAGAGTCACACAGAGTCCTTTACCAGGATGATGTCTGTACATCTTAAGAGTGAATCTGGTACCTAGTCCAAAGAGAATGTAAAAGGCTCCTCTCTGGGTCTCGTGCAGTAACGGGCCAATCAGCTTCCCCTGTCCGGTGAGGTTGAACGGCACGGGACGTCCGAGCTGCCCCCCCGTCAGCCCCGAGATCAAAGTCAGGTACAGATCCAAGTGCTGGGAATGAACACAGGAGAAATCAGCCTGTGGTCCCCGGATGTGAAAACCTGATCAGTAACATGTCCGGTTCAAAGGCGTGTGTGTTGTTTAAAGGTGCGTTGTTTATAGCATGTAAAGTTAAACAATGCAAGTAGATTAACTATTCACTAAAATGGCTGTGGCTTTGGAGGAAGAGCGGGTCTTTCATTAACCAgagggtcggtggtttgatccctgatAACTGTGCTGTGGAATGTGCAGAATGTGATTTGGAGAGTTTTTCAAAAAACACCAAAAGTATTGTATAATGCCAGAGGAGCACGAATGTTTGTGGACAACTGCGGCTGCACCTCATCTTCAGGCTGCACCTTATCTTCAGGCATGGTGGCGATGAGCAGATCTGGGACTGAGTCGCCCTGCAGGTCTGGAAGTAACACCGCCTGGGACTCAATGTTCTTCAGCTGGACTGATGTCAAATTCTTCCCTGGGGAGTGAAAGGAAACCAGTTTGACTTGTGTTTGATTTATGCTTTGAGGACATGACATGATGGAAACAAACTTAAGAGCAAATACACAAGGATTGTTGGAGAGGTTTGTGGTTAGGTtctgttctctcctctttgAAGAGCTTGGGTTCTGACCTGTGGTGCCGTTGACCGCCATGATGATGGACTTGCTGatgaggagacacacaggggCCGGCTGGGAGCTGTTCTGAGGACCACACTGGATGTACATCACAGACTCCGCCATGACCTTCGTCCACAGCACCCGGCCGCTGACTGCAGACAACGCCACGGCGCTGTAAACTGGGACAGAGAGAGCAGCGTGAGAAACCAGGGAGACACACCAGAGTTAAAGAATATGATACAATTCTCCTCTGGAAtcagatttaaaccagtttgcTGAGTGTGATCTGAAGAAAGAGCCATACAGACGTGGAGGAAGTTACatcttttgtggaggaggaaacgtGTATTGGAAAAATGAACTAAGAGTGGTTGAAACTTTTTGCCATGACCTTAAATGTTTCtgacctgaaacctgtatgACCTTTCTATATACCTGTTTGACCTTTCCATTACTTATTGACTGTCCAAAGAAACCAATGGAAATGTATGTAAATCATTTGTTACTGTGCTTTAGTTCCTGTCTTTAACTaccctacagaaccagtctgaactggctcaggCACACTTCCTTGTCCTCCTATATCAGACCCCTTGTATTTGacagttctccatcttcactctgagatccttagGACTCTCggtgtgttgatcctttctgcagaaagccccttattaaacaCACGTGgagaactttgttgtttccagcctcttgtatctccagatttccgtCACAAACGTTTGTTAGATTAGTGTTCGATTCAAAGTggtttctctgtttttccctagAAAGAGATTCTCTTCTCCAGATCTCTTTAACTTGGGGCCTGATACTCGGCCGCACAGACACACGAGAGAATTCCTCCCACGTACTTTTGCTCCTCTGTGCTGGGCGGGTGTCGTTGGTCCATTCAGCGACGGCGAGGAGCACGTCCTCCACCGAGTCGCCGTCAACATCCCACAGCGCCAGAGCCGGTGGGGTCACACCTGGAAGGAGACGGCAGAACAAAATGAGCACAGCCACCAGTAGAGTCCTGGTTaataacaggggggggggggggcactgtcaGAGGGCATTTATCTAAATATTGAAGTGTGGGTTTGGATTTGTTGCCACTCTGCGATACTTAATGTGTATGTGGAAACAGAACATGTGGTAATTACAGTCGACTAATTGAAGGGTGAGCCGGCGCCGTCTCGCCAAACAGGCTCCTCAGTGAATCCTGACAGTGGGAGAAGAGACTGGTGGCTCAGCTCTTCTGAATGTGTGTTAACAATCACAAATAAAATACTGAAACGTGGCCACATTAGTTCTTTCTACCTCCTGCATCTCCCAGTGCTCTCTCCCACTGCAGTCTCTTCTCCAGCTCTCCCTTCCTGCAGGGGATCAGGAATGCACacagcagcaccaccagcatGGCAGAAACCAGTGGCACCAGGAAGAACACGCTTCGGACGGcgttcttcctcctcagcttctTCTGCTCGGCCTCCGCGCTGTGCGCCCCCGGCCCGGCGCCCCCCAGCGAACCGgaccctcctctgtcctcccccgACCTGTCCCTGCCCGAGTCCCTCTGGCTCCAGTACTGGGAGCCCTTCACGTCGTCTCTGTCCTGCCGGGATTTGCTGggcagtctctctctccattcgtcctcgtcctcctcctcctcgtcctcctcatcctcctgtgCCTCGTCCTCA
Above is a genomic segment from Pleuronectes platessa chromosome 16, fPlePla1.1, whole genome shotgun sequence containing:
- the fam234b gene encoding protein FAM234B isoform X1, translated to MAAALSRALKLPGKKGSALGDYDPLTQADSEDESEEDDLVLNYPRNGLGRDSCLGAGSSKLRGRRSGRLVGAEDEAQEDEEDEEEEDEDEWRERLPSKSRQDRDDVKGSQYWSQRDSGRDRSGEDRGGSGSLGGAGPGAHSAEAEQKKLRRKNAVRSVFFLVPLVSAMLVVLLCAFLIPCRKGELEKRLQWERALGDAGGVTPPALALWDVDGDSVEDVLLAVAEWTNDTRPAQRSKIYSAVALSAVSGRVLWTKVMAESVMYIQCGPQNSSQPAPVCLLISKSIIMAVNGTTGKNLTSVQLKNIESQAVLLPDLQGDSVPDLLIATMPEDKVQPEDEHLDLYLTLISGLTGGQLGRPVPFNLTGQGKLIGPLLHETQRGAFYILFGLGNVEAISLCDIYIRATGKMPVTQALRIKDPKWEELRKTNSSFIDIYRGSEQVEFMFPLAAGFGNNRNTLDTVSNLNSTRSDWVLVYNSSILSVLRQRDMHKTWTFSSPPIHSQPAAGHFNDDGILDLLFQHSANGVMEAQVIDGATGKLLWSAEFVCPRLVLQTSAISTSPGQSAFLFWASEPINALKNVTKTTVAPGEPLIRKLFLLHPVYPTVLLELASTTDTTVTSAVSYQERQKDASYITVSSRPTPDSEPSARIVKSMSLRAAILKAQIVRLGESSKTGTSVKPGALEVDKFFRRLTFKRQ
- the fam234b gene encoding protein FAM234B isoform X2, translating into MAAALSRALKLPGKKGSALGDYDPLTQADSEDESEEDDLVLNYPRNGLGRDSCLGAGSSKLRGRRSGRLVGAEDEAQEDEEDEEEEDEDEWRERLPSKSRQDRDDVKGSQYWSQRDSGRDRSGEDRGGSGSLGGAGPGAHSAEAEQKKLRRKNAVRSVFFLVPLVSAMLVVLLCAFLIPCRKGELEKRLQWERALGDAGGVTPPALALWDVDGDSVEDVLLAVAEWTNDTRPAQRSKIYSAVALSAVSGRVLWTKVMAESVMYIQCGPQNSSQPAPVCLLISKSIIMAVNGTTGKNLTSVQLKNIESQAVLLPDLQGDSVPDLLIATMPEDKHLDLYLTLISGLTGGQLGRPVPFNLTGQGKLIGPLLHETQRGAFYILFGLGNVEAISLCDIYIRATGKMPVTQALRIKDPKWEELRKTNSSFIDIYRGSEQVEFMFPLAAGFGNNRNTLDTVSNLNSTRSDWVLVYNSSILSVLRQRDMHKTWTFSSPPIHSQPAAGHFNDDGILDLLFQHSANGVMEAQVIDGATGKLLWSAEFVCPRLVLQTSAISTSPGQSAFLFWASEPINALKNVTKTTVAPGEPLIRKLFLLHPVYPTVLLELASTTDTTVTSAVSYQERQKDASYITVSSRPTPDSEPSARIVKSMSLRAAILKAQIVRLGESSKTGTSVKPGALEVDKFFRRLTFKRQ